A genomic segment from Laspinema palackyanum D2c encodes:
- the rplP gene encoding 50S ribosomal protein L16 has translation MLSPRRTKFRKQQRGRMRGLATRGNEINFGEFALQALEPCWITSRQIEASRRAMTRYIRRGGKIWIRIFPDKPVTMRPAETRMGSGKGSPEFWVAVVKPGRIMFEIGGVPEATAREAMRLADYKLPIKTKFISREGE, from the coding sequence ATGTTAAGTCCTAGAAGAACGAAATTTCGCAAGCAACAGCGCGGGCGGATGCGAGGACTGGCGACTCGGGGTAATGAAATTAACTTCGGTGAATTCGCCCTACAAGCCTTAGAACCTTGTTGGATTACCTCCCGCCAAATTGAAGCCAGCCGTCGAGCCATGACCCGGTATATCCGTCGGGGTGGCAAGATCTGGATTCGCATCTTCCCAGATAAACCTGTGACCATGCGTCCGGCAGAAACCCGGATGGGTTCCGGTAAGGGGTCTCCTGAATTTTGGGTGGCTGTGGTCAAACCCGGTCGCATTATGTTTGAAATTGGTGGCGTTCCTGAAGCAACCGCCCGGGAAGCCATGCGGTTGGCGGATTACAAGCTACCGATTAAAACCAAGTTCATTTCGCGAGAAGGGGAGTAA
- the rpsQ gene encoding 30S ribosomal protein S17, which yields MAVKERVGVVVSNKMDKTVVVAIENRSPHPKYGKIVVKTKRYKAHDEENQCQEGDRVRIQETRPLSRTKHWQVIEILNSAAQI from the coding sequence ATGGCAGTTAAAGAAAGAGTTGGTGTAGTCGTCAGCAACAAGATGGATAAAACCGTCGTGGTGGCGATCGAAAATAGAAGCCCTCATCCGAAGTACGGCAAAATTGTCGTCAAAACCAAGCGCTACAAAGCGCATGATGAGGAAAATCAATGCCAAGAGGGCGATCGCGTCCGCATCCAGGAAACTCGCCCCCTCAGTCGCACAAAACACTGGCAAGTGATTGAGATTCTCAATAGTGCCGCCCAAATCTAA
- the rplF gene encoding 50S ribosomal protein L6, giving the protein MSRIGKRPINIPAKVVVSIDGQKVSVKGPKGELSRELPAEVIIEQEGESIQVTRRDESRAARQRHGLCRTLIANMVQGVSEGFQKRLEIQGVGYRAQVQGRNLILNVGYSNPVEINPPEGISVAVENNTNVIISGINKEIVGNTAAKIRDVRPPEPYKGKGIRYAGEQVRRKAGKTGKK; this is encoded by the coding sequence ATGTCTCGTATTGGTAAACGCCCCATTAATATACCGGCCAAAGTCGTTGTATCCATTGATGGGCAAAAGGTTTCCGTTAAGGGGCCAAAAGGCGAACTTTCCCGAGAGCTACCCGCTGAAGTCATCATTGAACAAGAAGGCGAAAGCATCCAAGTCACCCGTCGGGACGAGTCTCGCGCCGCCCGTCAACGTCATGGATTGTGCCGTACCTTGATCGCCAACATGGTTCAAGGGGTCTCCGAAGGATTTCAAAAACGACTGGAAATTCAAGGGGTGGGCTATCGTGCTCAAGTCCAAGGGCGCAACCTAATTCTCAACGTTGGGTATAGCAACCCCGTAGAAATTAACCCCCCCGAAGGCATCTCTGTCGCCGTTGAAAATAACACCAACGTGATTATCAGCGGCATCAACAAAGAAATTGTCGGCAATACTGCCGCCAAAATTAGGGACGTCCGTCCCCCCGAACCCTATAAAGGTAAGGGAATTCGCTATGCAGGCGAACAAGTCAGACGCAAGGCAGGGAAGACAGGGAAGAAATAA
- a CDS encoding NAD(P)H-quinone oxidoreductase subunit N yields MALIITGKKFIRDLEQNGSLALYVPLEGGFEGRYQRRVRASGYINITLSARGLGDLAAYLTGVHGVRPPHLGKKDIRTYFIPPIVTSQLEQLPPKSKGLVVWLIDGIVLSNQELSYLTELPKIEPRVKVVVEVGGDRTVTWNPLKDLLVPARAS; encoded by the coding sequence ATGGCACTGATTATCACGGGCAAAAAATTCATTCGCGATCTGGAACAGAACGGGTCCTTAGCGCTGTATGTGCCTTTGGAAGGGGGATTTGAGGGTCGCTATCAGCGGCGAGTTAGAGCCTCTGGTTATATCAACATCACGCTATCCGCCCGAGGATTAGGAGATTTAGCGGCCTATTTAACCGGGGTGCATGGGGTTCGTCCACCGCATCTGGGCAAAAAAGACATCCGCACTTATTTTATTCCACCCATCGTGACCTCGCAATTGGAGCAGTTACCCCCTAAATCTAAAGGGTTGGTGGTGTGGTTGATTGATGGAATCGTGCTGTCTAATCAGGAGTTGTCCTATTTGACGGAGTTGCCGAAGATTGAACCGCGCGTGAAAGTGGTGGTGGAAGTGGGGGGCGATCGCACGGTCACCTGGAATCCCCTGAAGGATCTGTTGGTTCCCGCTCGCGCCAGCTAA
- the rplD gene encoding 50S ribosomal protein L4: MVNCVVRNWEGDTVAEASIDLRVASEENAKHILHRAVTRQLNQARQGTASTKTRAEVRGGGRKPWRQKGTGRARAGSIRSPLWRGGGVIFGPKPRDYEVKMNRKERQLALRTALISRSEDLIVVEELAGKLPRPKTKDLLSAIARWGVEPDSKVLLIVDQRDDNVYLSARNVETIKLLAVNQLNVYDLLAADKIVTTAAALAQVQEVYGG; this comes from the coding sequence ATGGTTAATTGTGTAGTCAGAAACTGGGAAGGCGATACCGTTGCCGAAGCGAGCATTGATTTGCGAGTTGCTTCTGAAGAGAACGCCAAGCATATCTTGCATCGAGCGGTAACGCGGCAACTGAACCAGGCGCGTCAGGGAACGGCATCGACCAAAACCCGGGCGGAAGTCAGAGGGGGGGGTAGAAAGCCCTGGAGACAAAAAGGGACAGGCCGAGCGCGGGCCGGTTCAATTCGTTCTCCGTTATGGAGAGGCGGCGGCGTCATCTTTGGACCCAAACCCAGAGATTATGAAGTCAAAATGAATCGCAAAGAGCGCCAACTCGCCTTGAGAACAGCGCTCATCAGCCGCAGCGAAGACCTAATCGTCGTCGAGGAATTGGCAGGTAAACTGCCCCGTCCGAAGACCAAAGATCTCCTCAGTGCGATCGCCCGGTGGGGTGTCGAGCCAGACTCGAAAGTATTGTTAATCGTTGACCAACGAGACGACAACGTTTATTTGTCAGCCCGTAACGTAGAGACCATCAAACTGCTTGCCGTCAACCAGTTAAATGTGTACGACCTACTTGCCGCTGATAAAATCGTCACCACAGCAGCAGCACTCGCCCAAGTTCAGGAGGTTTACGGTGGCTGA
- a CDS encoding vWA domain-containing protein, with the protein MLDNRDYTLIIDKSGSMSTPDQRGGRTRWQEAQESTLALARKCEELDPDGITVYVFSGRFKRYDNVTAAKVEQIFQENEPAGRTDLAGVLQDALNNYFKRKAAGQTQANGETILAITDGEPDDRKAVMKVIIEASRRIDKDEELAISFIQIGNDRTATQFLKALDDDLVNAGAKFDIVDTLTIDEMEDMTLTEVLMNAIID; encoded by the coding sequence ATGCTAGATAACCGCGACTATACACTGATTATTGACAAAAGTGGCAGTATGTCCACCCCGGACCAACGAGGGGGACGAACCCGATGGCAAGAAGCACAGGAGTCTACCCTAGCATTAGCCCGAAAATGCGAAGAGTTAGACCCCGACGGCATTACAGTTTACGTTTTTTCAGGCCGGTTTAAGCGCTACGACAATGTAACAGCAGCTAAAGTTGAGCAGATTTTCCAGGAAAATGAGCCTGCGGGTCGCACCGACTTAGCTGGGGTTTTACAAGATGCGCTGAATAATTACTTTAAACGCAAAGCTGCGGGTCAAACCCAAGCGAATGGGGAAACGATTTTAGCCATCACCGATGGGGAACCGGACGATCGCAAAGCGGTGATGAAAGTGATTATTGAAGCCTCTCGCCGCATTGATAAAGATGAAGAATTGGCGATTTCTTTCATTCAAATTGGCAATGATCGCACCGCAACTCAATTTCTCAAAGCCCTGGATGATGATTTAGTCAATGCCGGGGCTAAGTTTGATATTGTGGATACTTTAACGATTGATGAGATGGAAGACATGACTTTGACTGAAGTTTTGATGAATGCCATCATTGATTAA
- the rpsS gene encoding 30S ribosomal protein S19, whose protein sequence is MSRSLKKGPFVADHLLSKIEALNATGKKDVIKTWSRASTIIPDMLGHTIAVHNGRQHVPVYINEQMIGHKLGEFAPTRTFRGHAKGDKKSQRR, encoded by the coding sequence ATGAGTCGTTCACTGAAAAAAGGACCTTTTGTAGCCGATCATTTGCTGAGTAAAATCGAAGCATTGAATGCCACCGGCAAAAAAGATGTCATTAAAACTTGGTCACGAGCTTCGACCATCATTCCTGATATGCTCGGGCACACGATCGCGGTCCATAACGGACGTCAGCACGTTCCGGTCTATATCAACGAACAGATGATTGGACATAAATTAGGGGAATTTGCCCCGACTCGGACCTTCCGGGGACACGCCAAAGGCGATAAAAAAAGTCAACGGCGATAA
- the rplV gene encoding 50S ribosomal protein L22 yields MAIDTSTEVKAIARYIRMSPYKVRRVLDQIRGRSYREALIILEFMPYRACDPIRKVLRSAAANAEHNSGLDPATLWVSQAYADGGPVLKRFRPRAQGRAYMIRKPTCHITVAVAPELDDE; encoded by the coding sequence ATGGCTATTGATACCTCAACAGAAGTCAAAGCGATCGCGCGTTATATTCGGATGTCTCCGTACAAAGTACGGCGAGTCCTGGACCAAATTCGAGGTCGCTCCTATCGCGAAGCGCTGATCATCCTCGAATTCATGCCCTATCGTGCTTGCGATCCGATTCGTAAAGTTCTGCGATCGGCAGCAGCCAACGCAGAGCATAACAGCGGACTCGATCCAGCCACCTTATGGGTTTCTCAAGCTTATGCCGATGGTGGCCCGGTTCTCAAGCGATTCCGGCCTCGGGCGCAGGGACGGGCTTATATGATTCGCAAGCCGACCTGTCACATCACCGTTGCCGTCGCTCCCGAGCTTGACGACGAATAG
- a CDS encoding 50S ribosomal protein L23 yields MAEDNLRKLADLVRTPIVTEKATLLMEQNKYVFDVDAKSTKPQIKAAIEHLFEVKVVSVNTMHRPPKKRRVGKFVGYKPHYKRAIVTLAEGDSLQNIFFPEV; encoded by the coding sequence GTGGCTGAAGATAATCTCAGAAAGCTGGCCGATTTGGTCCGGACGCCAATCGTTACCGAAAAAGCGACCCTGCTGATGGAGCAGAACAAATACGTCTTTGACGTAGATGCCAAATCCACCAAACCGCAAATCAAAGCAGCGATCGAACACCTATTTGAGGTTAAAGTCGTCAGCGTCAATACCATGCACAGACCCCCGAAAAAGCGCAGAGTTGGGAAGTTTGTCGGGTATAAGCCTCATTATAAGAGAGCGATCGTGACCTTAGCCGAGGGTGATTCCCTGCAAAACATTTTCTTCCCAGAAGTGTAA
- the rplB gene encoding 50S ribosomal protein L2, giving the protein MGIRTYRPYTPGTRQYSVSEFDEITRDTPEKSLTKSKHRKKGRNNRGVITCRHRGGGHKRLYRQIDFRRDKHNIPAKVAEIEYDPNRNARIALLFYQDGEKRYILHPLGLQVGTHIISGPDSPIEVGNALPLEKMPLGTVVHNVEMTPGRGAQVVRSAGAGAQVQAKEGDFVTLKLPSGEVRMFRKECYATIGQVGNIDVRNISLGKAGRKRWSGRRPEVRGSVMNPVDHPHGGGEGRAPIGRSGPVSPWGKPALGGKTRKKKKLSNALIVRKRRKTSKRGKGGRQS; this is encoded by the coding sequence ATGGGTATCCGTACTTATCGGCCCTACACACCTGGCACACGCCAGTACAGTGTCTCCGAGTTTGACGAAATCACCCGCGACACTCCCGAAAAATCCCTAACCAAGTCAAAGCACCGGAAAAAAGGTCGGAACAATCGCGGCGTGATCACCTGCCGTCATCGCGGGGGCGGACACAAACGCCTCTATCGGCAAATCGACTTTCGTCGGGATAAACATAATATTCCCGCCAAAGTCGCTGAAATCGAATATGACCCCAACCGTAACGCCCGGATCGCCCTCCTCTTCTATCAGGATGGTGAAAAGCGCTACATCCTACATCCTTTAGGATTACAAGTTGGCACTCATATCATCTCCGGACCGGACTCGCCCATCGAAGTGGGTAACGCCCTTCCCCTGGAAAAGATGCCTTTGGGTACGGTCGTTCATAACGTCGAAATGACCCCCGGTCGCGGTGCACAAGTCGTGCGTTCCGCTGGTGCAGGGGCTCAGGTGCAAGCCAAAGAAGGGGATTTCGTCACCCTGAAATTACCCTCCGGTGAAGTTCGGATGTTCCGGAAAGAGTGCTACGCCACCATCGGACAAGTCGGCAACATCGACGTTAGAAACATCAGCCTCGGTAAAGCAGGCCGGAAACGTTGGTCCGGTCGCCGTCCCGAAGTTAGAGGCAGCGTCATGAACCCCGTAGACCACCCACATGGTGGGGGTGAAGGACGAGCACCGATTGGTAGAAGTGGGCCAGTTTCACCTTGGGGTAAACCTGCTTTAGGTGGGAAGACCCGCAAGAAGAAAAAATTAAGTAACGCCTTAATCGTCCGCAAGCGTCGGAAAACCTCCAAGCGCGGCAAGGGCGGTCGGCAGTCTTAA
- the rplN gene encoding 50S ribosomal protein L14 — MIQQESYLNVADNSGAKRLMCIRVLGGNRRYAGVGDVIIAVVKDAIPNMPIKKSDVVRAVVVRTRKGLRRDSGMSIRFDDNAAVIVNPDGNPKGTRVFGPVARELRDKNYTKIVSLAPEVL; from the coding sequence GTGATTCAACAAGAGTCGTATCTCAACGTTGCCGATAATAGCGGTGCTAAACGGTTAATGTGTATTCGCGTCCTCGGGGGCAACCGCCGCTATGCAGGCGTTGGTGACGTGATTATCGCCGTTGTCAAGGATGCTATTCCCAATATGCCGATTAAAAAATCTGATGTGGTGCGTGCGGTTGTAGTTCGCACCCGCAAAGGATTACGTCGCGATAGTGGGATGAGCATTCGCTTTGATGACAATGCCGCCGTGATTGTTAACCCCGATGGTAACCCCAAGGGAACCCGCGTTTTTGGCCCGGTTGCTCGCGAATTGCGCGATAAAAATTACACCAAAATCGTATCCTTAGCGCCGGAGGTGCTGTAA
- the rplC gene encoding 50S ribosomal protein L3 — MAVGILGTKLGMTQVFDEEGRAIPVTVVQAGPCTVTQIKSKQTDGYTAIQVGYGETTTKAINKPELGHLVKSSAPPLRHLREYRIDDVSSFELGQQMTVEGFTANQIVDVTGLSIGRGFAGYQKRHNFKRGPMSHGSKNHRAPGSTGAGTTPGRVYPGKRMAGRLGGTQVTTRQLQIVRVDAEKNLLLIKGALPGKPGALLNIKPANYVGRAK, encoded by the coding sequence GTGGCTGTCGGTATTCTGGGCACAAAACTCGGCATGACCCAAGTCTTTGACGAAGAAGGGAGAGCAATTCCCGTAACCGTCGTCCAAGCGGGTCCATGCACCGTGACACAAATCAAATCGAAACAGACCGATGGCTACACCGCCATTCAGGTCGGATATGGCGAAACCACCACCAAGGCCATTAATAAGCCGGAACTGGGACATCTCGTCAAATCATCAGCGCCTCCGCTGCGTCACCTGCGTGAATATCGCATTGATGATGTCAGCAGCTTTGAACTGGGACAGCAAATGACCGTAGAAGGATTCACTGCTAACCAGATTGTCGATGTGACCGGACTCAGTATCGGTCGGGGGTTTGCCGGATATCAAAAACGGCATAACTTCAAACGCGGACCCATGTCCCACGGTTCAAAAAACCATCGAGCACCCGGTTCTACAGGTGCAGGTACGACTCCGGGGCGTGTTTATCCAGGGAAACGGATGGCCGGTCGTTTAGGTGGAACCCAAGTCACAACTCGCCAATTACAAATTGTGCGAGTGGATGCGGAAAAAAACCTGCTGCTGATTAAGGGAGCGCTTCCGGGAAAACCCGGTGCACTGCTTAATATTAAGCCAGCCAATTATGTAGGCCGAGCTAAATAG
- the rplR gene encoding 50S ribosomal protein L18, whose protein sequence is MKLTRSESIERRHRRVRRRVIGTPERPRLSVFRSHQHIYAQVIDDTQHQTLAAASTLDPALKAELETGATCDASAKVGKLIADRAREKGIQKVVFDRGGNLYHGRVKALAEAAREAGLEF, encoded by the coding sequence ATGAAGCTGACTCGCAGTGAATCTATTGAACGCCGTCATCGGCGCGTGCGACGTCGGGTCATCGGCACCCCAGAACGTCCTCGGTTATCTGTATTTCGCTCTCACCAGCATATTTATGCTCAAGTGATTGACGATACCCAACACCAAACCCTAGCGGCTGCATCCACCCTTGATCCGGCATTGAAAGCCGAATTAGAAACCGGAGCCACTTGTGATGCATCGGCCAAAGTCGGCAAACTAATCGCCGATCGCGCCCGGGAAAAAGGCATTCAAAAGGTCGTCTTTGATCGCGGTGGTAACCTGTACCACGGTCGGGTTAAAGCCCTCGCAGAAGCGGCCCGTGAAGCGGGTTTAGAGTTCTAA
- the rpsH gene encoding 30S ribosomal protein S8 produces the protein MAANDTIADMLTRIRNASLARHQKTEVLSTNMTRSIAKVLQEEGFIAEFEEVGEGVDKKLAIALKYKGKNRQPIIKALKRVSKPGLRVYSNRKELPRVLGGIGIAIISTSSGIMTDRDARRQGVGGEVLCYVW, from the coding sequence ATGGCGGCTAACGACACGATTGCAGACATGCTAACACGCATCCGCAATGCAAGCCTAGCACGGCACCAAAAAACAGAAGTTCTATCCACAAACATGACCCGTTCCATTGCCAAAGTTCTTCAAGAAGAAGGCTTTATTGCCGAATTTGAAGAAGTTGGGGAAGGGGTCGATAAAAAACTGGCGATCGCCTTGAAATACAAAGGCAAAAATCGTCAACCTATTATCAAAGCCTTAAAACGGGTCAGTAAGCCCGGTTTGCGAGTCTATTCCAATCGGAAAGAATTACCTCGCGTATTAGGCGGCATTGGAATTGCCATCATTTCCACCTCATCGGGCATCATGACCGACCGAGACGCCCGTCGTCAAGGTGTAGGCGGTGAAGTGCTTTGCTATGTCTGGTAG
- the rpsC gene encoding 30S ribosomal protein S3 encodes MGQKIHPTGFRLGVTKEHRSRWFADSNRYPELLEEDYKIRQYVHSTLNNAGISDVRVERKADQIDLEVRTARPGVVVGRGGSGIESLRTGLQEMLGSNRQIRINVVEVARVDADATLIAEYIASQLERRVSFRRVVRQAIQRAQKAGVEGIKIQVSGRLNGAEIARTEWTREGRVPLHTLRADIDYSYRTASTIYGILGVKVWTFKGEIIPGQELEVAAAASAGPRPRGGKKRRQQFEDRSNEG; translated from the coding sequence GTGGGACAGAAAATACACCCAACGGGTTTCCGGCTTGGTGTGACCAAAGAACACCGCTCCCGGTGGTTCGCGGATAGCAATCGCTACCCCGAACTTTTAGAAGAAGACTACAAAATTCGCCAATATGTCCACAGCACCCTAAACAACGCGGGCATTTCCGACGTTCGGGTCGAGCGCAAAGCCGATCAGATCGACCTGGAAGTTCGCACCGCCCGCCCGGGCGTGGTTGTGGGTCGCGGTGGCAGTGGTATCGAGTCCTTACGGACCGGACTGCAAGAAATGCTAGGCAGCAACCGCCAAATCCGCATCAATGTTGTGGAAGTGGCCCGAGTGGATGCCGATGCCACCTTGATTGCTGAATACATTGCCAGCCAACTCGAACGACGGGTTTCCTTCCGTCGCGTCGTGCGCCAAGCCATTCAACGCGCTCAAAAAGCTGGCGTTGAAGGCATCAAAATCCAAGTCAGCGGACGTCTCAACGGTGCAGAAATTGCTCGGACCGAGTGGACTCGGGAAGGGAGAGTGCCTCTGCATACCTTACGGGCCGATATTGATTACTCCTACCGCACTGCCAGTACCATTTATGGAATTCTCGGCGTCAAAGTGTGGACCTTCAAGGGAGAAATCATCCCCGGACAAGAACTGGAGGTTGCCGCAGCAGCCAGTGCAGGTCCTCGGCCCCGAGGCGGCAAAAAACGCCGTCAGCAATTTGAAGACCGCTCCAATGAAGGGTAA
- the rplE gene encoding 50S ribosomal protein L5, translating into MTTQLKTRYQETIVPKLMEQFKYQNIHQVPKVVKITINRGLGEASSNAKALESSLAEIATIAGQKPVVTRAKKAIAGFKIRQGMPVGMMVTLRGDRMYSFLDRLISLALPRIRDFRGISPKSFDGRGNYTLGVREQLIFPEVEYDRIDQIRGMDISIITTATTDEEGRALLKEMGMPFKEG; encoded by the coding sequence ATGACCACTCAACTCAAAACGCGGTACCAAGAAACGATCGTCCCCAAACTGATGGAACAGTTTAAATACCAAAATATCCATCAGGTGCCCAAAGTGGTGAAAATCACCATTAACAGAGGCTTAGGGGAAGCGTCTAGCAATGCGAAAGCGCTAGAATCATCTTTGGCCGAAATCGCTACAATTGCGGGACAAAAACCCGTGGTGACGCGGGCGAAAAAGGCGATCGCAGGCTTTAAAATCCGTCAAGGAATGCCTGTGGGAATGATGGTCACCCTCCGGGGCGATCGGATGTATTCTTTCCTTGATCGCCTGATCAGTTTAGCACTACCTCGGATTCGGGACTTTCGCGGCATTAGTCCCAAAAGCTTTGACGGGCGAGGCAATTACACCTTGGGCGTCAGAGAACAATTAATCTTTCCAGAAGTAGAGTATGACCGGATTGACCAAATTCGGGGTATGGACATATCCATCATCACAACCGCAACAACGGATGAAGAGGGCCGCGCCTTACTCAAAGAAATGGGAATGCCCTTCAAAGAAGGATAA
- the rplX gene encoding 50S ribosomal protein L24 produces MAKKQRNIPLTRYKMHVKTGDTVQIIAGKEKGKVGEIIKTFPTKSTVIVKGVNVKTKHVKPQQEGESGRIETFESPIHSSNVMLYSEKQKVASRICYTFTDDGRKVRMLKKTGEIID; encoded by the coding sequence ATGGCTAAAAAACAACGGAACATTCCCCTGACCCGCTATAAAATGCACGTCAAAACCGGCGATACGGTGCAGATTATTGCCGGGAAAGAAAAAGGAAAGGTTGGAGAAATCATAAAAACCTTTCCGACTAAGAGCACAGTAATTGTGAAAGGCGTTAACGTGAAGACAAAGCACGTTAAACCTCAGCAAGAAGGAGAATCGGGTCGGATTGAGACTTTTGAATCTCCCATTCATAGCTCAAATGTCATGCTTTATTCTGAAAAGCAAAAAGTGGCAAGCCGGATTTGTTACACCTTCACCGATGACGGACGGAAGGTGCGAATGCTCAAAAAAACCGGGGAAATTATTGATTAG
- a CDS encoding vWA domain-containing protein, giving the protein MVDNRDYTLIIDKSGSMSIPDQPGGKTRWQVAQESTLALARKCEEFDPDGITIYVFSGRFQRYDNVTAAKVDQIYQENEPMGRTNLAAVLQDAVNQYFQRKSSGQTKPNGETILVVTDGEPDDRKAVMEVIIKATRQMDRDEELAISMIQVGNDAQATRFLKALDDDLQGVGAKFDIVDTITMDDMEETPLKEVLLRAIVD; this is encoded by the coding sequence ATGGTAGACAATCGCGATTATACTCTAATTATCGATAAAAGTGGCAGTATGTCCATCCCGGATCAACCAGGGGGTAAAACGCGATGGCAAGTGGCTCAAGAGTCCACCCTAGCCTTAGCTCGAAAATGTGAAGAATTTGACCCGGATGGGATTACCATTTATGTGTTTTCTGGCCGATTTCAACGCTACGATAATGTGACCGCAGCCAAGGTGGATCAGATTTATCAAGAAAATGAGCCGATGGGACGGACTAACTTAGCTGCGGTTCTCCAAGATGCGGTGAATCAGTATTTTCAGCGCAAATCATCCGGTCAAACGAAACCCAATGGAGAAACCATTCTCGTGGTGACTGATGGGGAACCCGACGATCGCAAAGCGGTGATGGAAGTAATTATTAAAGCCACCCGCCAGATGGACCGAGATGAAGAATTAGCCATTTCCATGATTCAAGTTGGAAATGATGCTCAAGCGACGCGCTTTTTAAAGGCGTTGGATGATGATTTGCAAGGCGTTGGAGCCAAATTTGACATTGTAGATACGATTACGATGGATGATATGGAAGAAACGCCTTTGAAAGAGGTTCTCTTGCGGGCGATCGTCGATTAA
- the rpsE gene encoding 30S ribosomal protein S5 yields MAERRKKNARTREKETDWQERVVQIRRVTKVVKGGKKLSFRAIVVVGNERGQVGVGVGKASDVISAVKKGVADGKKHLIEVPLTKANSIPHRVDGSATGAKVMMRPAAPGTGVIAGGAVRTVLELAGVRNILAKQLGSNNPLNNARAAIDALVSLRTLSEVADERGISVDKLYA; encoded by the coding sequence ATGGCAGAACGTCGTAAAAAAAACGCCCGCACTCGGGAAAAAGAAACAGATTGGCAAGAGCGGGTCGTACAGATTCGCCGGGTTACCAAAGTCGTCAAAGGTGGTAAAAAACTCAGCTTCCGGGCGATCGTTGTCGTCGGTAACGAACGCGGTCAAGTCGGAGTCGGTGTGGGTAAAGCCAGTGACGTGATCAGCGCCGTCAAAAAAGGCGTCGCCGATGGCAAAAAGCACCTGATTGAAGTGCCCCTGACCAAAGCTAACTCCATTCCTCACCGTGTCGATGGCAGTGCCACCGGAGCCAAAGTGATGATGCGTCCAGCCGCACCAGGGACCGGGGTAATTGCCGGGGGTGCAGTGCGGACCGTCCTCGAATTAGCCGGAGTTCGCAATATTCTTGCCAAACAGTTGGGGTCTAACAACCCCCTGAACAATGCTAGAGCTGCGATCGACGCCCTCGTGAGTCTGCGAACCTTGTCTGAAGTCGCTGATGAGCGTGGCATTTCCGTTGACAAGCTGTACGCCTAA
- the rpmC gene encoding 50S ribosomal protein L29 produces the protein MAFPKMADIANLSDEEVNEQILSLKRELFTLRLQQATRRLEKTHLFKHKRHQLSQLLTLEGARKRANAESTAE, from the coding sequence ATGGCTTTTCCCAAAATGGCAGACATCGCCAACTTGAGCGATGAGGAAGTCAACGAGCAGATTTTGAGCCTGAAGCGGGAATTATTTACGCTCAGACTGCAACAAGCTACGCGCCGGTTGGAAAAAACCCACCTGTTCAAGCACAAGAGACACCAACTGTCTCAGTTGCTCACACTGGAAGGCGCACGCAAACGGGCTAACGCCGAATCCACCGCCGAATAA